In Synechococcus sp. PCC 6312, one genomic interval encodes:
- a CDS encoding tyrosine-type recombinase/integrase gives MAETFRIVFNKENQAYRIYLGNSRYLYLGKVSETVAMAIQSRMQSDLALGQFDATLERYKIDNPSKLIKQVPKRDIKELSLEEFYQVWIESLNLTTAKYNGKYLEVGKVIKRASEYKDLQKGLTKIFSEYKLGTIKTYKPYLNKFFQYCIKESYLKENPLESIKLNPVKSSKDNIKPLTKLEVNKIIDLFATKYPYYRDLTEFLFITGVRPSEALSLSWDKVNFEENYILIDVAIGKDKSLSPYSNRKLLKETKTGISGKIPLSNRLRELLISRYANYLKGNRNSKNLIFPGLKGGYLDWSKYSVKWKAVLTELNIVYRNPYQTRHTALSYVASSQGLLAAAKLARHTNSVTVAKHYARFTGDLELPDY, from the coding sequence ATGGCTGAGACTTTTAGAATCGTTTTTAATAAAGAAAACCAAGCTTACAGAATTTACCTTGGGAATAGCAGATACCTTTATCTCGGTAAGGTGTCAGAGACAGTAGCCATGGCTATCCAATCAAGGATGCAGTCAGACCTAGCCCTAGGACAGTTTGACGCTACATTAGAGCGTTACAAGATAGATAACCCTTCTAAGCTTATTAAACAAGTTCCTAAAAGGGATATTAAAGAGCTTTCTTTAGAAGAGTTTTATCAAGTCTGGATAGAATCACTTAATCTAACTACAGCTAAATATAACGGTAAGTATTTAGAAGTAGGTAAGGTTATTAAGAGAGCTAGTGAGTATAAAGACTTACAAAAGGGATTGACCAAGATATTCAGTGAATACAAACTAGGAACTATTAAGACTTATAAGCCTTACTTGAATAAGTTCTTTCAATACTGCATTAAAGAAAGTTACTTAAAAGAAAATCCTCTAGAGTCTATTAAGCTTAATCCTGTAAAAAGTAGCAAGGATAATATTAAACCGCTAACTAAGTTAGAAGTAAATAAAATAATTGACTTATTCGCTACTAAATACCCTTACTATAGAGATTTAACTGAGTTTTTATTTATCACTGGAGTTAGACCCTCAGAAGCTCTTTCTCTGAGTTGGGATAAGGTAAACTTTGAAGAAAACTACATTCTAATAGATGTTGCTATTGGGAAAGATAAAAGCTTATCACCTTACTCTAATAGAAAACTTCTTAAAGAAACTAAGACTGGCATTAGTGGTAAGATTCCTTTAAGTAACAGGTTAAGAGAGCTACTTATAAGTAGATATGCTAATTACTTAAAAGGAAACAGGAATAGTAAGAATCTTATCTTTCCTGGGTTAAAAGGTGGTTATCTAGATTGGTCTAAATACAGTGTTAAATGGAAAGCTGTTTTAACTGAATTAAATATAGTTTATAGAAACCCTTATCAAACTAGGCATACAGCCTTAAGTTATGTCGCATCTTCACAAGGGTTATTAGCTGCCGCTAAGTTAGCGAGACATACCAACTCAGTTACAGTGGCCAAGCATTATGCCCGATTCACGGGTGATCTAGAGTTACCGGATTACTAG
- a CDS encoding D-Ala-D-Ala carboxypeptidase family metallohydrolase — MDSKLIDWNNPNSNVSKYFKVYEVTNRDLRRIPPTQEIKDRVIRLALELDKIREQWNGPIGVTSWYRPPAINRQVGGVPNSQHLNGGAADIYPIGRDGVQFEQWLDQRWSMALGYGQRSGRGFTHVDLRSGRIRWDY, encoded by the coding sequence ATGGACAGCAAACTAATAGATTGGAATAACCCTAATAGTAACGTTAGTAAATACTTTAAGGTATATGAAGTTACTAATCGAGACTTAAGAAGGATACCACCTACTCAAGAAATAAAAGATAGAGTAATCCGATTAGCTCTTGAACTGGACAAGATTAGAGAGCAATGGAATGGCCCTATTGGGGTAACAAGTTGGTATAGACCACCTGCGATTAACAGACAAGTGGGAGGTGTGCCAAACAGTCAACACTTAAACGGCGGTGCAGCCGATATTTACCCTATTGGTCGTGACGGTGTTCAGTTTGAGCAGTGGCTAGACCAAAGATGGTCAATGGCACTAGGTTATGGACAGCGTAGCGGCAGAGGCTTTACTCACGTTGATTTGCGTAGCGGTAGGATTAGATGGGATTATTGA
- a CDS encoding helix-turn-helix transcriptional regulator, which yields MLYGLKKQREDQGLTQSQLAEKLGVSRLRVNRLENGSVNSITPKELKTLIELGFSLDEIFQDSKVA from the coding sequence ATGCTCTATGGCTTAAAAAAACAACGTGAAGATCAAGGTTTAACCCAATCTCAGCTTGCAGAAAAGCTAGGGGTTAGTAGATTGCGTGTTAATAGGCTTGAGAATGGCTCGGTTAACTCTATAACCCCTAAAGAGCTTAAAACACTTATAGAGCTTGGCTTTAGCCTTGATGAGATTTTTCAAGATAGTAAAGTGGCTTAG
- a CDS encoding BMC domain-containing protein codes for MAELAVGMVQVLGYPAALNVADVMIKAAQVVLVSCEGIGSGYWTVVVRGTVADVQASVQTARHLGQEVKSWQVIPHPPGNLAAVLPIAGGGGGLEDYLL; via the coding sequence ATGGCAGAACTGGCAGTTGGGATGGTGCAGGTGTTAGGGTATCCCGCCGCCCTCAATGTTGCGGATGTGATGATTAAGGCGGCCCAAGTTGTGTTGGTCAGTTGCGAAGGCATTGGCAGTGGCTATTGGACAGTGGTAGTGCGGGGAACAGTTGCTGATGTCCAGGCCTCGGTTCAAACTGCCCGCCATCTTGGTCAAGAGGTAAAGTCCTGGCAAGTCATTCCGCATCCACCAGGGAATTTAGCGGCGGTGTTACCCATTGCAGGGGGTGGGGGGGGCCTGGAAGACTATCTCTTGTAA
- a CDS encoding Ppx/GppA phosphatase family protein yields MSGVPVLQLWRSHNPEQRILAAIDVGTNSIHMVVVDINPTLPSFKIIAAQKDTVRLGERCEQTGQLTLAAMERALGSLRRCRELADSLRAEAVIGVATSAVREAPNGLEFLQQVRDETGLEIALISGVEEARRIYLGVLSGLEFQGQPHVIVDIGGGSTELILGDGHEPRYLSSTKVGAVRLTDMFVQSDPISERDFEQLRGYVRGMLDRATEELRSHLRPGEVPKLVGTSGTIESLMNLHVWQTLGHAPASLQGYTLTQTDLKGLIQKLRPLNYHQRTQVPGMSEKRAEIILAGAVVLSEVMNLLEANSLQICDRALREGIVVDWMLSHGLIEDRLRYQGSVRQRSTLGMAQKFRVNLPYSERVAAFALSLFDQTQGILHQWGELERELLWAAAILHNCGHFVSHSAHHKHSYYLIRNGGLLGYTDTEIELIANLARYHRKNTPKKKHENYRNLTSREHRVVVEQLSAILRLAIALDRRQVGAIQDISCRWQSESQEFTLILHPSNANDACELELWSLNYKKEAFEMVFNLKLEAHLESSDPGAKTPIEETVTLA; encoded by the coding sequence ATGTCAGGCGTACCTGTTCTTCAACTTTGGCGGAGTCATAACCCAGAACAGCGCATCTTAGCGGCGATTGATGTTGGGACTAACTCGATTCACATGGTAGTGGTGGACATTAACCCGACTTTACCCAGCTTTAAGATTATCGCGGCCCAAAAGGATACGGTTCGCCTCGGGGAACGCTGTGAACAAACGGGCCAGCTGACTTTAGCCGCAATGGAACGGGCCCTAGGCTCCTTAAGACGCTGTCGCGAATTAGCCGATAGTCTCCGGGCAGAAGCCGTGATCGGCGTGGCGACTAGTGCAGTCCGGGAAGCTCCGAATGGCCTGGAGTTTTTACAACAGGTGCGGGATGAAACCGGCCTGGAGATTGCCCTCATTTCCGGGGTAGAAGAAGCCCGCCGGATTTATTTGGGAGTCCTCTCTGGCCTGGAATTTCAGGGGCAACCCCATGTGATTGTGGATATTGGTGGTGGCTCAACAGAACTGATTCTGGGAGACGGCCATGAACCCCGCTACCTCAGTAGCACCAAAGTTGGGGCAGTCCGCCTAACGGATATGTTTGTCCAGAGTGACCCCATCTCAGAGCGAGATTTTGAGCAGTTGCGCGGCTATGTGCGGGGGATGTTAGATCGGGCTACGGAGGAATTACGTTCCCATCTACGGCCGGGGGAAGTTCCTAAGTTGGTCGGGACATCGGGGACGATTGAAAGCCTCATGAACCTCCATGTCTGGCAAACTTTAGGTCATGCACCCGCTTCCCTGCAAGGCTATACCCTGACCCAGACTGACCTGAAAGGACTGATTCAAAAACTCCGCCCCCTCAACTACCACCAGCGCACCCAAGTCCCTGGAATGTCGGAAAAACGGGCTGAAATTATCTTGGCCGGGGCAGTTGTCCTCTCGGAGGTGATGAACTTACTGGAAGCCAACAGTCTCCAAATCTGTGATCGGGCCTTGCGGGAAGGGATTGTTGTTGATTGGATGCTCTCCCACGGTTTAATTGAAGACCGACTTCGCTATCAAGGTTCAGTCCGACAACGCAGCACGCTGGGGATGGCTCAAAAGTTCCGAGTCAACTTACCCTATAGCGAGCGAGTAGCAGCCTTTGCCCTCAGTTTGTTTGACCAGACCCAAGGAATATTACATCAGTGGGGCGAACTAGAGCGAGAACTACTCTGGGCAGCAGCAATTTTGCACAATTGTGGGCATTTTGTCAGTCACTCAGCCCATCACAAACATTCCTATTACTTAATTCGTAATGGGGGCCTATTGGGGTACACGGATACAGAAATTGAACTCATTGCCAACTTGGCCCGCTATCACCGTAAAAACACCCCCAAGAAAAAACATGAAAACTACCGTAATCTAACCAGTCGGGAACATCGCGTAGTTGTTGAGCAGTTAAGTGCCATTCTCAGGTTAGCCATTGCCCTTGATCGGCGACAGGTTGGGGCAATTCAAGATATTTCCTGCCGATGGCAATCAGAATCCCAAGAGTTTACCTTAATTTTGCATCCCAGCAATGCCAATGATGCCTGTGAACTCGAACTGTGGAGTTTGAACTACAAAAAAGAGGCCTTTGAAATGGTTTTTAATCTCAAATTGGAGGCGCATTTAGAGTCATCTGATCCAGGGGCAAAGACTCCAATTGAAGAAACGGTTACCCTTGCTTAA
- a CDS encoding chemotaxis protein CheW: MALTASLKSRRKSRTTAEQAPTQRLLQFEIAQEQFALPITQVLKIIPLTTIHGDPAGRGIGLAHYQQQEVLVINVENVLLPHNLPIKKTIYQFLLILQATDMTHLELLGIPIQTPPQLIRINPEAITPLPTHYRSLGNIHCVSTLMMDTQTPNTQPLFIIDVNQIFSSLNQP; this comes from the coding sequence ATGGCTCTGACTGCTTCCTTAAAATCCCGCCGGAAATCTCGCACCACGGCAGAACAAGCCCCAACCCAGCGGTTGCTCCAGTTTGAGATTGCCCAAGAACAATTTGCTCTACCAATTACCCAGGTCTTAAAGATCATTCCCCTAACAACTATCCACGGTGATCCTGCTGGGCGTGGCATTGGCCTGGCTCACTATCAACAACAGGAAGTTCTTGTGATTAATGTTGAGAACGTTCTGTTGCCCCACAATCTCCCAATTAAGAAAACTATTTATCAATTTCTTCTGATTCTCCAGGCCACTGATATGACTCATCTCGAACTCCTGGGCATTCCAATTCAAACCCCACCCCAGCTAATTCGAATTAACCCAGAGGCCATTACCCCCTTGCCCACTCATTATCGTTCTTTGGGAAATATCCACTGTGTCAGCACGTTGATGATGGATACACAGACTCCCAATACTCAACCGCTGTTTATTATTGATGTGAACCAGATTTTCTCCAGTTTAAATCAGCCTTAA
- a CDS encoding response regulator produces the protein MVPPKSQLIPANDGQEIVRQQFLEEAQDYLEAMETGLLGLSQDGQNRGRVDGILRAAHSIKGGAAMMGFTQLSDLAHRLEDFLKVIRAGTPVEIDLEQQLLRGVDCLQHLISLNRQGMIAPQSWLDTQVDPVIEQLQARLGDLQPESEIALLSEDAGGDMRALLFESEVEGCLQRLEAVLASPEQPCLLEELKIVAQELEGLGQMLELPAFVSYCASVSDLLEHQPYPLAAIATEIVQGWRRCQAMVLVGQFQALPERFISWSKTTDFIDLEELPELSDLELDAEALFAPDAVPDYPALEPLDISHDQPEATLPFREVGPKPALAGLENLLADVETALDDQEFDPVLEFSPSLLPDHAHPTLPPTSASTIPSREPAPSAPAASESAGHAEAYKTVRVAVQQLDELADLFGELTIERNGLGLHVQRLQQQMQALKDKVRRLEQSNFQLRQGYDRVTTQTFGIPTANLQQKLAKSEIAPHWQDQFDALEFDRYNPLHQLSQDVIETIVQIQEITSDLEIGLEDTERTQRDLHRTAKQMQNRLTQVRMRPFADLANRYPRMVRDLCHEYGKGVQLEINGGNTLVDRTILEALTDPLLHLVRNAFDHGIESPAERTAQGKPNPAKITISAAYRGSQTIIQIADDGQGINLEKIKQRGLEMGLDAMMLNQASERELVDLIFEPGFTTAPQVTELSGRGVGMDVVRTNLKKIRGEIQVETKPGLGTTFTITVPFTLSVVRVLLVEIAGMLVAVPTDAVEEMTLFEAENLLHSAGQTLLDWDGLLMPLIQLEQWFNFPRPRPRISMEAAPIIDQPTLLVIAQGDHLLGIPTERYWGEQEVTIRQVDSALPLPPGFSGCTILGDGRIVPLVDTYGLWRWLETQQSQAPNLKPKSPGLVSSQPRQSRQTTVLIVDDSINVRRFLANTLEKAGYRVEQAKDGQEALDLLSNGLSAQAVICDIEMPRLDGYGFLSQAKNLKNQENLPVVMLTSRSSEKHRQLAINLGATAYFTKPFREADLLATLKTLVTSPQPQPV, from the coding sequence GGGTCGCGTTGATGGGATTCTCCGGGCTGCTCACTCGATCAAGGGGGGAGCGGCCATGATGGGGTTTACGCAACTGAGTGATCTAGCCCATCGTCTGGAAGATTTCTTAAAAGTGATCCGGGCCGGGACTCCGGTAGAGATAGACTTGGAACAGCAATTACTCCGGGGCGTGGATTGTCTGCAACATCTGATTTCCCTGAATCGGCAAGGGATGATTGCCCCACAAAGTTGGCTAGATACCCAAGTTGATCCGGTGATTGAGCAACTCCAGGCCCGGCTCGGGGATTTGCAACCGGAAAGTGAAATTGCCCTGCTGTCGGAAGATGCCGGGGGCGATATGCGGGCGTTGTTGTTCGAATCAGAAGTGGAAGGCTGCTTACAACGACTTGAGGCAGTTTTGGCCAGTCCCGAACAACCCTGTTTGCTGGAGGAATTGAAAATTGTCGCCCAAGAACTTGAGGGCCTGGGGCAAATGCTGGAACTCCCGGCCTTTGTCAGTTATTGCGCCTCAGTGAGCGATCTCTTAGAACATCAGCCCTACCCATTGGCAGCCATCGCGACCGAAATTGTCCAAGGCTGGAGACGCTGCCAGGCCATGGTCTTAGTTGGGCAATTCCAGGCCTTACCCGAACGGTTTATCTCTTGGTCAAAGACTACCGATTTCATCGATCTCGAAGAACTCCCGGAACTCTCAGATTTAGAACTGGATGCCGAGGCCCTTTTTGCCCCAGATGCAGTCCCAGACTATCCCGCCCTCGAACCCTTAGACATTTCCCACGACCAACCTGAGGCAACCTTACCATTCCGAGAAGTGGGGCCAAAACCGGCCTTAGCAGGCCTGGAAAATCTCTTAGCCGATGTCGAAACCGCACTGGATGACCAGGAATTTGATCCGGTTTTAGAATTTTCTCCCAGCTTATTGCCAGATCATGCCCACCCGACCCTTCCGCCCACTTCTGCATCGACCATTCCGTCTAGGGAACCTGCCCCTTCAGCCCCAGCGGCCTCAGAATCTGCGGGTCATGCCGAAGCCTATAAAACCGTGCGCGTCGCTGTCCAACAGTTAGATGAACTGGCAGACTTGTTTGGGGAATTAACCATCGAACGCAATGGCTTAGGCCTGCACGTTCAACGCCTCCAACAACAGATGCAGGCTCTGAAGGACAAAGTTCGCCGCCTTGAGCAATCCAACTTCCAACTCCGCCAGGGCTATGACCGCGTCACCACTCAAACCTTTGGGATCCCCACTGCTAATCTCCAGCAAAAATTAGCCAAGTCAGAGATTGCCCCCCACTGGCAGGATCAATTTGATGCCTTGGAATTTGACCGCTACAACCCCCTGCACCAGTTGTCTCAGGATGTGATTGAAACCATTGTCCAAATCCAAGAAATTACCAGTGATCTAGAAATTGGCCTGGAAGATACGGAGCGCACCCAGCGGGACTTACACCGCACCGCCAAACAAATGCAAAATCGCCTCACCCAAGTGCGGATGCGTCCCTTTGCTGACCTGGCCAATCGTTATCCTCGGATGGTGCGAGATCTCTGTCATGAATATGGCAAAGGGGTGCAACTGGAGATTAATGGCGGCAATACCCTTGTCGATCGGACCATTTTAGAAGCCCTCACGGATCCGCTCCTCCATCTAGTCCGTAATGCCTTTGATCACGGCATCGAATCCCCCGCGGAGCGCACCGCTCAGGGTAAACCCAATCCGGCCAAAATTACGATTAGTGCGGCCTATCGGGGCAGCCAAACCATTATTCAAATTGCCGATGATGGGCAAGGCATTAACCTGGAAAAAATTAAGCAACGGGGCCTGGAGATGGGCTTAGATGCCATGATGCTAAACCAGGCCAGTGAACGGGAATTGGTAGATTTAATTTTTGAACCGGGATTTACCACTGCCCCTCAGGTAACGGAACTGTCTGGGCGCGGCGTGGGCATGGATGTGGTCCGGACAAACCTGAAAAAAATCCGCGGTGAAATTCAGGTGGAGACCAAACCTGGCCTGGGAACTACGTTTACAATTACCGTACCGTTTACCCTTTCCGTAGTGCGGGTGCTGCTGGTGGAAATTGCCGGAATGTTGGTGGCCGTGCCGACAGATGCAGTGGAAGAAATGACCCTGTTTGAAGCAGAAAACCTGTTACACAGTGCGGGCCAGACTCTCTTGGATTGGGACGGCCTATTGATGCCCCTAATTCAACTGGAGCAATGGTTTAACTTCCCCCGCCCCCGTCCCCGGATTAGCATGGAAGCCGCCCCGATTATTGATCAGCCAACCCTACTCGTCATTGCCCAAGGCGACCATTTGCTTGGGATTCCAACCGAACGCTATTGGGGGGAGCAGGAAGTAACCATCCGGCAAGTGGATAGCGCGTTGCCCTTACCTCCCGGCTTTAGTGGCTGTACGATTTTGGGTGATGGTCGGATTGTGCCCCTAGTGGATACCTATGGCCTCTGGCGCTGGCTCGAAACCCAACAATCCCAAGCCCCAAACTTAAAACCCAAATCCCCAGGCCTGGTCTCCAGCCAACCGCGACAGAGCCGACAAACAACCGTCTTGATTGTGGATGATTCGATCAATGTCCGCCGATTTTTAGCCAACACCCTAGAAAAAGCGGGCTATCGAGTCGAACAAGCCAAGGATGGTCAAGAAGCCCTAGATTTACTCAGCAATGGCCTCTCTGCTCAAGCAGTAATTTGTGATATCGAGATGCCCCGCTTGGATGGTTATGGCTTTTTGTCCCAGGCTAAAAACTTAAAAAACCAGGAAAACTTACCTGTGGTGATGCTGACCTCTAGGAGTAGTGAGAAGCACCGCCAACTTGCGATCAATTTAGGCGCAACTGCTTACTTCACCAAACCTTTCCGTGAAGCTGACCTCTTGGCTACGTTGAAGACTCTAGTCACTTCCCCCCAACCCCAACCTGTTTGA